One window from the genome of Cucumis melo cultivar AY chromosome 12, USDA_Cmelo_AY_1.0, whole genome shotgun sequence encodes:
- the LOC103483527 gene encoding uncharacterized protein LOC103483527 isoform X1 — translation MGSPIEEEASNPLTDEIKDSGVENFDDGSKEMFEKRSETRERKKSKYLSFPYINWGRKVMPAETEDIKFLKISGEGEDENAIEGQNETPSLSKCSGRFWKKWYRNITSGNDIPDNQDLMSASPAEFLSELHFTAVNCLYPNENNNFDAVAQFFSRFRILMFHDESVNGGQNEAMAADLFFLGGKVSEVKHPSSAVKSGIKKRKSQASSIMKMDDTKSKHVSGDVDLTGNAETSPAGDADNKSPPSSNVKSNKDKESLCREFVDNEDLMSGSLAEFLSELHFTAVDCLYPNENNNFGTVAQFFSLFRILMLLGEKVSEDKPQHASSAAKSRIKKRKSHASSIKKMEEMKPVSGDVDLTGEVEISPAGDARKKTPLTSNVRSKKDKESLGRLKTKSLSALSDVNIALSPCSLLAKDSPEAGPLSPNGLPKRRKRKNNGAHPQSKPTTEIPDLNGSGTVAGLLVEDQQAVSHVASQQKHEPKKRRKRGVSKEHSKASTEFINVNVNDSNKPGSFFIDLQVTASQPFAVIPEQNNVDFAGAPNQSVKDQTIGQNQSKSGGKKRKRKEKSPLADPNTILSYSNGTGTDASQGKDSQLTNNLPPQPKPKRRRRRKGQASLNHPNPSDSRSYIYNRVETDGEGLGSLLLLTFSSEAPLPPREQVITTFSQFGSLKESEIQLKDSTVEIVFLRSVDAMEAVRSLKKNNIFGPTLLKYQLYHLSAPPKTSDSDRACTALAYPASEGTLNPSKSAESGNQAGDAPPIEFIRKNLQMMTSMLEKSGDNLSPDMRAKLECDIEGLLKKVSSMAGPSST, via the coding sequence ATGGGTTCTCCGATCGAGGAAGAGGCGAGCAATCCGTTAACAGATGAAATTAAGGATTCTGGTGTCGAAAACTTTGACGATGGGAGCAAAGAGATGTTTGAAAAGAGGTCTGAGACTCGAGAGCGGAAGAAGAGCAAGTACTTGTCTTTTCCGTATATAAACTGGGGACGGAAAGTTATGCCAGCTGAAACAGAAGATATTAAGTTTCTTAAAATTTCTGGTGAAGGCGAGGATGAAAATGCAATTGAGGGCCAGAATGAAACCCCATCGCTATCTAAATGCAGTGGCAGGTTCTGGAAGAAGTGGTACAGGAATATCACCAGTGGTAATGATATTCCAGATAATCAAGACTTGATGAGTGCATCGCCAGCAGAGTTTCTCTCTGAGCTTCACTTTACTGCAGTAAATTGTCTTTATCCAAATGAAAACAACAACTTTGATGCAGTTGCTCAGTTCTTCTCCAGATTTAGAATTTTGATGTTTCATGATGAATCTGTCAATGGTGGTCAAAATGAGGCAATGGCTGCGGATTTATTTTTTCTTGGGGGAAAGGTGTCAGAGGTTAAGCATCCTTCTTCGGCTGTTAAATCTGggatcaagaaaagaaaaagtcagGCAAGTTCTATTATGAAAATGGACGATACGAAATCTAAACACGTCTCTGGTGATGTGGATTTGACTGGAAATGCTGAAACAAGTCCTGCAGGAGATGCCGACAACAAAAGCCCTCCGTCTTCCAATGTTAAATCAAACAAAGATAAAGAAAGCTTGTGTAGAGAATTCGTTGATAATGAAGACTTGATGAGTGGATCGCTAGCTGAGTTTCTTTCTGAGCTTCATTTTACTGCTGTAGATTGTCTTTATCCAAATGAAAACAACAACTTTGGTACAGTTGCTCAGTTTTTCTCCTTATTTAGAATTTTAATGTTATTGGGGGAAAAGGTGTCAGAGGATAAGCCGCAGCACGCTTCTTCGGCTGCTAAATCCAggatcaagaaaagaaaaagtcacGCAAGTTCTATTAAGAAAATGGAAGAGATGAAACCAGTGTCTGGTGATGTGGATTTGACTGGAGAAGTTGAAATAAGTCCTGCAGGAGATGCACGGAAAAAAACCCCTTTGACTTCTAATGTTAGATCAAAAAAAGATAAAGAGAGCTTGGGGAGATTGAAGACTAAGTCCCTTTCTGCCTTGTCAGATGTGAACATAGCCCTTTCTCCCTGTAGCTTACTCGCAAAAGATTCACCTGAGGCTGGACCCCTCTCACCCAATGGTTTACCAAAGCGAAGGAAGAGAAAGAACAATGGAGCACATCCTCAGAGTAAACCAACAACTGAGATACCAGATTTAAATGGAAGTGGTACCGTAGCTGGCTTGTTGGTTGAAGATCAGCAGGCTGTGAGCCATGTTGCTTCCCAGCAAAAGCATGAGccaaaaaagagaaggaaacgTGGAGTTTCTAAGGAGCATTCAAAGGCGTCTACTGAATTCATAAATGTAAATGTGAATGACAGCAATAAACCTGGTTCGTTTTTCATTGATCTACAGGTTACAGCTTCACAACCATTTGCTGTAATTCCAGAACAAAATAATGTCGATTTTGCAGGAGCGCCTAACCAGTCGGTGAAAGATCAGACCATTGGCCAGAATCAGAGCAAATCTGGGGGCAAAAAGCGAAAGAGGAAGGAGAAATCACCCTTGGCAGATCCAAATACTATTTTATCTTATTCCAATGGAACGGGTACTGACGCCAGTCAAGGGAAAGATTCCCAGTTGACTAACAACCTTCCTCCGCAGCCTAAACCTaaaaggaggaggaggagaaaaGGTCAAGCTAGTTTGAACCATCCAAATCCTTCTGACAGCAGATCATATATCTATAATAGAGTTGAAACTGATGGTGAAGGTTTAGGATCTCTTCTTCTCTTGACTTTCTCTTCAGAAGCTCCCTTGCCTCCGCGGGAGCAAGTTATTACTACGTTTAGCCAGTTTGGATCATTGAAGGAATCGGAGATACAGTTGAAAGATTCAACTGTTGAGATAGTTTTCCTCCGAAGCGTCGACGCTATGGAAGCCGTTCGGAGTTTAAAGAAGAACAACATTTTTGGCCCAACTCTTTTAAAATATCAGCTTTATCATCTCTCAGCTCCCCCCAAGACATCAGACTCGGACAGGGCTTGCACAGCACTGGCCTATCCGGCTTCTGAGGGCACTCTGAACCCATCAAAGTCTGCTGAATCAGGAAATCAAGCAGGTGATGCACCACCTATAGAGTTCATAAGGAAAAATCTTCAGATGATGACATCAATGCTTGAGAAGTCAGGAGACAATCTCTCCCCAGACATGAGAGCCAAATTGGAGTGCGATATTGAAGGCCTCCTCAAGAAGGTGAGTTCCATGGCAGGGCCTTCCTCAACGTAA
- the LOC103483527 gene encoding serine/threonine-protein kinase ATM isoform X2 translates to MGSPIEEEASNPLTDEIKDSGVENFDDGSKEMFEKRSETRERKKSKYLSFPYINWGRKVMPAETEDIKFLKISGEGEDENAIEGQNETPSLSKCSGRFWKKWYRNITSGNDIPDNQDLMSASPAEFLSELHFTAVNCLYPNENNNFDAVAQFFSRFRILMFHDESVNGGQNEAMAADLFFLGGKVSEVKHPSSAVKSGIKKRKSQASSIMKMDDTKSKHVSGDVDLTGNAETSPAGDADNKSPPSSNVKSNKDKESLCREFVDNEDLMSGSLAEFLSELHFTAVDCLYPNENNNFGTVAQFFSLFRILMLLGEKVSEDKPQHASSAAKSRIKKRKSHASSIKKMEEMKPVSGDVDLTGEVEISPAGDARKKTPLTSNVRSKKDKESLGRLKTKSLSALSDVNIALSPCSLLAKDSPEAGPLSPNGLPKRRKRKNNGAHPQSKPTTEIPDLNGSGTVAGLLVEDQQAVSHVASQQKHEPKKRRKRGVSKEHSKASTEFINVNVNDSNKPGAPNQSVKDQTIGQNQSKSGGKKRKRKEKSPLADPNTILSYSNGTGTDASQGKDSQLTNNLPPQPKPKRRRRRKGQASLNHPNPSDSRSYIYNRVETDGEGLGSLLLLTFSSEAPLPPREQVITTFSQFGSLKESEIQLKDSTVEIVFLRSVDAMEAVRSLKKNNIFGPTLLKYQLYHLSAPPKTSDSDRACTALAYPASEGTLNPSKSAESGNQAGDAPPIEFIRKNLQMMTSMLEKSGDNLSPDMRAKLECDIEGLLKKVSSMAGPSST, encoded by the exons ATGGGTTCTCCGATCGAGGAAGAGGCGAGCAATCCGTTAACAGATGAAATTAAGGATTCTGGTGTCGAAAACTTTGACGATGGGAGCAAAGAGATGTTTGAAAAGAGGTCTGAGACTCGAGAGCGGAAGAAGAGCAAGTACTTGTCTTTTCCGTATATAAACTGGGGACGGAAAGTTATGCCAGCTGAAACAGAAGATATTAAGTTTCTTAAAATTTCTGGTGAAGGCGAGGATGAAAATGCAATTGAGGGCCAGAATGAAACCCCATCGCTATCTAAATGCAGTGGCAGGTTCTGGAAGAAGTGGTACAGGAATATCACCAGTGGTAATGATATTCCAGATAATCAAGACTTGATGAGTGCATCGCCAGCAGAGTTTCTCTCTGAGCTTCACTTTACTGCAGTAAATTGTCTTTATCCAAATGAAAACAACAACTTTGATGCAGTTGCTCAGTTCTTCTCCAGATTTAGAATTTTGATGTTTCATGATGAATCTGTCAATGGTGGTCAAAATGAGGCAATGGCTGCGGATTTATTTTTTCTTGGGGGAAAGGTGTCAGAGGTTAAGCATCCTTCTTCGGCTGTTAAATCTGggatcaagaaaagaaaaagtcagGCAAGTTCTATTATGAAAATGGACGATACGAAATCTAAACACGTCTCTGGTGATGTGGATTTGACTGGAAATGCTGAAACAAGTCCTGCAGGAGATGCCGACAACAAAAGCCCTCCGTCTTCCAATGTTAAATCAAACAAAGATAAAGAAAGCTTGTGTAGAGAATTCGTTGATAATGAAGACTTGATGAGTGGATCGCTAGCTGAGTTTCTTTCTGAGCTTCATTTTACTGCTGTAGATTGTCTTTATCCAAATGAAAACAACAACTTTGGTACAGTTGCTCAGTTTTTCTCCTTATTTAGAATTTTAATGTTATTGGGGGAAAAGGTGTCAGAGGATAAGCCGCAGCACGCTTCTTCGGCTGCTAAATCCAggatcaagaaaagaaaaagtcacGCAAGTTCTATTAAGAAAATGGAAGAGATGAAACCAGTGTCTGGTGATGTGGATTTGACTGGAGAAGTTGAAATAAGTCCTGCAGGAGATGCACGGAAAAAAACCCCTTTGACTTCTAATGTTAGATCAAAAAAAGATAAAGAGAGCTTGGGGAGATTGAAGACTAAGTCCCTTTCTGCCTTGTCAGATGTGAACATAGCCCTTTCTCCCTGTAGCTTACTCGCAAAAGATTCACCTGAGGCTGGACCCCTCTCACCCAATGGTTTACCAAAGCGAAGGAAGAGAAAGAACAATGGAGCACATCCTCAGAGTAAACCAACAACTGAGATACCAGATTTAAATGGAAGTGGTACCGTAGCTGGCTTGTTGGTTGAAGATCAGCAGGCTGTGAGCCATGTTGCTTCCCAGCAAAAGCATGAGccaaaaaagagaaggaaacgTGGAGTTTCTAAGGAGCATTCAAAGGCGTCTACTGAATTCATAAATGTAAATGTGAATGACAGCAATAAACCTG GAGCGCCTAACCAGTCGGTGAAAGATCAGACCATTGGCCAGAATCAGAGCAAATCTGGGGGCAAAAAGCGAAAGAGGAAGGAGAAATCACCCTTGGCAGATCCAAATACTATTTTATCTTATTCCAATGGAACGGGTACTGACGCCAGTCAAGGGAAAGATTCCCAGTTGACTAACAACCTTCCTCCGCAGCCTAAACCTaaaaggaggaggaggagaaaaGGTCAAGCTAGTTTGAACCATCCAAATCCTTCTGACAGCAGATCATATATCTATAATAGAGTTGAAACTGATGGTGAAGGTTTAGGATCTCTTCTTCTCTTGACTTTCTCTTCAGAAGCTCCCTTGCCTCCGCGGGAGCAAGTTATTACTACGTTTAGCCAGTTTGGATCATTGAAGGAATCGGAGATACAGTTGAAAGATTCAACTGTTGAGATAGTTTTCCTCCGAAGCGTCGACGCTATGGAAGCCGTTCGGAGTTTAAAGAAGAACAACATTTTTGGCCCAACTCTTTTAAAATATCAGCTTTATCATCTCTCAGCTCCCCCCAAGACATCAGACTCGGACAGGGCTTGCACAGCACTGGCCTATCCGGCTTCTGAGGGCACTCTGAACCCATCAAAGTCTGCTGAATCAGGAAATCAAGCAGGTGATGCACCACCTATAGAGTTCATAAGGAAAAATCTTCAGATGATGACATCAATGCTTGAGAAGTCAGGAGACAATCTCTCCCCAGACATGAGAGCCAAATTGGAGTGCGATATTGAAGGCCTCCTCAAGAAGGTGAGTTCCATGGCAGGGCCTTCCTCAACGTAA
- the LOC103483519 gene encoding dof zinc finger protein DOF5.6 produces the protein MGLTSLQVCMDSSDWLQGTMNEESGMDSSSLSGDMLSCSRPLTERRLRPQHDQALKCPRCDSTHTKFCYYNNYSLSQPRYFCKTCRRYWTKGGTLRNIPVGGGCRKNKKVSTTKKSNDSQQQQQQPQIQQPISQNHHLLHGPSSSSSSSLHHIHNPTDLHLSFPDQIQFPHFNPLTPNFTIGMLETHHHHHHQQTRPIDFMDTKMEAIVGNNGHHYTTNTDHLAMVGGLTSDHHITAAAAAAAATNFHGICSPYGLSLDGNNINQMMIPYDQHQQNEDPNGMDVKPNTKLLALEWQDQGGCSEKVESYGYINGIGSSWNGMMNGYGPSTTNPLV, from the exons ATGGGTCTTACTTCTCTTCAAGTTTGCATGGACTCTTCTGATTGGCTTCAG GGTACAATGAACGAGGAGTCAGGGATGGATTCTTCGTCGTTATCGGGAGATATGCTATCATGTTCAAGGCCATTAACAGAGAGGAGATTAAGGCCACAACATGATCAAGCTTTGAAATGCCCAAGATGTGATTCAACTCATACCAAGTTTTGCTACTACAACAATTACAGTCTCTCTCAACCTCGTTACTTTTGCAAAACTTGTAGAAGGTATTGGACTAAAGGTGGAACTTTAAGAAACATTCCTGTTGGTGGTGGTTGTAGAAAGAACAAAAAAGTTTCCACTACAAAAAAATCCAATGAttcacaacaacaacaacaacaaccacAAATTCAACAACCCATTTCTCaaaatcatcatcttcttcatggcccttcttcatcttcatcttcttcacttcATCACATTCATAATCCCACTGATCTTCATCTCTCATTTCCAGATCAAAttcaattcccacatttcaATCCTCTCACTCCAAATTTCACCATTGGAATGCTTGAAactcatcatcatcatcatcatcaacaaaCTCGTCCCATCGACTTCATGGACACAAAAATGGAAGCCATTGTTGGGAATAATGGTCATCATTACACTACAAACACTGATCATTTAGCCATGGTTGGTGGGTTAACTAGTGATCATCATATTAcagctgctgctgctgctgctgctgcaaCAAATTTCCATGGAATTTGCTCTCCTTATGGACTTTCACTTGATGGGAATAATATCAATCAAATGATGATTCCTTATGATCAACATCAACAAAATGAAGATCCAAATGGAATGGATGTTAAACCAAATACAAAGCTTTTGGCTTTGGAATGGCAAGATCAAGGAGGATGTTCAGAGAAAGTTGAATCTTATGGATATATAAATGGAATTGGGTCTTCATGGAATGGGATGATGAATGGATATGGACCATCAACAACCAACCCATTGGTGTAA
- the LOC103483507 gene encoding probable inactive poly [ADP-ribose] polymerase SRO5, giving the protein MENNQDQCQLQFQQFGNDHRFENGIEVFVGSSKNTGNDDFSDRFSDAGDSSTGHDQDSVVSDSESGISGPSMEQLEWRNEGLVKLVEEDKIYDLIKRRFLTGLGLLGPQTTVSAVYKNSHSTHIGQARLHTFQIYSQAVEKKNSGNANVKYAWLGASKDQINSILDYGFSHCNKPESSQFLGSGIYLSPDNHPLESLEDTVVDGDGLRHLLLCRVVLGKSELIHPGSRQNHPSCEAFDSGADDLFAPKKYIVWSTHMNTHILPEYLISFRAPPRLKGTLKARQPFRMPTSPWMPFPSLISVLSKYLPAPEIAMITKYHKDHRDHKISRHELIKRVRLIAGDKLLIHVIKSFRTQESNGDVGFEGKGSRDGARNGQKAAGNIGSPILLE; this is encoded by the exons ATGGAGAACAATCAGGATCAATGTCAGTTACAGTTTCAGCAATTTGGAAACGATCACCGTTTTGAGAATGGAATTGAGGTTTTTGTGGGTTCTTCCAAGAATACAGGAAACGATGACTTCTCCGATCGATTTTCCGACGCCGGAGATTCTTCAACTGGTCATGATCAGGACTCGGTGGTTTCGGATTCTGAAAGTGGAATTTCAGGGCCGAGTATGGAGCAATTGGAATGGCGGAATGAGGGGTTGGTAAAACTTGTTGAAGAAGACAAAATTTACGACCTAATCAAGAGAAGGTTCCTTACTGGTTTGGGTTTACTTGGTCCGCAAACTACGGTCTCGGCCGTTTACAAGAATAGTCATTCGACTCATATTGGGCAAGCCCGTTTACACACGTTTCAGATTTACTCGCAAGCAGTTGAGAAGAAAAATAGCGGTAATGCCAATGTCAAGTACGCTTGGTTGGGGGCTTCTAAAGATCAAATCAATAGCATTCTCGACTATGGTTTTTCCCATTGCAACAAGCCTGAGAGTTCGCAGTTTCTTGGCTCTGGCATTTATCTCTCCCCTGATAATCATCCTCTTGAAAG CCTGGAAGATACTGTTGTCGATGGAGATGGTTTAAGGCATCTATTGCTCTGCCGTGTTGTATTGGGGAAATCAGAGCTTATTCATCCTGGTTCTAGACAGAATCATCCAAGTTGTGAAGCTTTTGATTCAGGTGCTGACGATCTCTTTGCACCAAAGAAATACATAGTTTGGAGTACACACATGAACACCCACATCTTGCCCGAGTATCTAATCAGTTTTAGAGCTCCCCCTCGCTTGAAAG GAACTTTGAAGGCTAGACAGCCTTTCAGAATGCCAACCTCCCCTTGGATGCCATTTCCATCTCTGATTTCTGTTCTCTCTAAGTATCTACCTGCTCCTGAAATTGCTATGATCACCAAGTATCACAAAGACCACAGG GATCATAAGATTTCAAGGCATGAGTTGATTAAGCGAGTGAGGCTGATAGCAGGGGACAAGTTGTTGATACATGTAATCAAATCATTCAGGACACAG gAAAGTAATGGGGATGTTGGATTCGAAGGAAAGGGAAGTAGAGATGGAGCAAGAAATGGACAGAAAGCAGCAGGGAATATAGGTTCACCAATTTTGTTAGAGTAG